Proteins from one Aspergillus nidulans FGSC A4 chromosome VIII genomic window:
- a CDS encoding L-rhamnose mutarotase (transcript_id=CADANIAT00001639) has protein sequence MARRIAQIVHLKPSAVAAYKECHANVWPEVLQQIKECNIRDYSIFFDNERTLFATFKYVGDDYEGDMEKMRANPMVREWWAMTDGMQESPISGAVSSAEGPGWWKVLEEVFYTE, from the exons ATGGCCCGTCGCATCGCCCAAATTGTGCACCTCAAGCCTTCCGCCGTCGCCGCATACAAGGAATGCCATGCAAATGTTTGGCCAGAGGTcctgcagcagatcaaggagTGTAATATCCGTGATT ATTCAATATTCTTTGACAATGAGCGCACGCTCTTTGCGACGTTCAAGTACGTCGGGGATGACTATGAGGGCGACATGGAAAAGATGCGTGCAAATCCAATGGTGCGGGAGTGGTGGGCTATGACGGATGGGATGCAGGAGAGTCCTATTTCTGGAGCTGTGAGTAGTGCGGAGGGGCCGGGGTGGTGGAAAGTCTTAGAGGAGGTGTTCTACACGGAGTAA
- a CDS encoding kinetochore subunit FTA4 family protein (transcript_id=CADANIAT00001637): protein MFLPLLYTSIQQLRPTARRFLVLPITHYGAMESSRSIPELKSLFIRAQIRILSESLEAPEDWRSYATEPVEEDLSDKVVGDVLQKLNAALKQHNRVIYSSQAIQHVAQQIASLYWASVNQATREVTSLERGVDKTVDLSSHPNITQLPRELYDQSASEEEQLRYKRLRERLANLDNQRQQRQRRLDQLRLLQRLLEPFREPQTNVQPNLVTKDGELVQELEKMRMLVARVSGRIAQSQAANNDDRDEVSYVLDTEQKLAALLDMD from the exons ATGTTCTTGCCCCTATTATATACCTCAATTCAGCAGCTTAGACCAACTGCCAGGCGATTCCTTGTCCTCCCAATCAC TCACTATGGGGCCATGGAGTCCTCTCGGTCCATCCCCGAACTGAAATCATTGTTCATTAGGGCGCAGATTCGTATTTTGTCGGAAAGCCTTGAAGCACCGGAGGATTGGCGAAGTTATGCCACCGAGCCAGTAGAAGAGGACCTGAGCGACAAAGTGGTTGGTGATGTACTGCAGAAAT TGAATGCAGCATTAAAACAACACAATCGCGTTATTTACTCCTCTCAGGCGATCCAGCATGTGGCACAACAAATCGCGAGTCTATACTGGGCCTCGGTCAATCAAGCTACCCGTGAGGTAACCTCGCTTGAAAGAGGCGTCGATAAGACTGTCGACCTGTCTAGTCACCC AAATATTACTCAACTTCCTAGGGAGCTCTATGACCAATCCGCAAGCGAAGAGGAACAACTCAG GTACAAGCGCCTCCGAGAACGTCTTGCGAACCTTGATAATCAGCGGCAACAGCGACAACGGCGTCTGGACCAATTGCGACTGCTGCAACGTCTTCTGGAACCGTTCCGCGAACCCCAGACGAATGTCCAACCCAACCTTGTCACGAAAGACGGAGAACTGGTTCAAGAATTAGAGAAGATGCGGATGCTGGTTGCACGGGTCAGTGGCCGCATCGCGCAGAGCCAGGCGGCTAACAATGATGATAGAGATGAGGTTTCATATGTACTGGATACGGAGCAGAAACTTGCAGCGCTTCTTGACATGGATTAG
- the crnA gene encoding nitrate transporter crnA (transcript_id=CADANIAT00001640) yields the protein MDFAKLLVASPEVNPNNRKALTIPVLNPFNTYGRVFFFSWFGFMLAFLSWYAFPPLLTVTIRDDLDMSQTQIANSNIIALLATLLVRLICGPLCDRFGPRLVFIGLLLVGSIPTAMAGLVTSPQGLIALRFFIGILGGTFVPCQVWCTGFFDKSIVGTANSLAAGLGNAGGGITYFVMPAIFDSLIRDQGLPAHKAWRVAYIVPFILIVAAALGMLFTCDDTPTGKWSERHIWMKEDTQTASKGNIVDLSSGAQSSRPSGPPSIIAYAIPDVEKKGTETPLEPQSQAIGQFDAFRANAVASPSRKEAFNVIFSLATMAVAVPYACSFGSELAINSILGDYYDKNFPYMGQTQTGKWAAMFGFLNIVCRPAGGFLADFLYRKTNTPWAKKLLLSFLGVVMGAFMIAMGFSDPKSEATMFGLTAGLAFFLESCNGAIFSLVPHVHPYANGIVSGMVGGFGNLGGIIFAIIFRYSHHDYARGIWILGVISMAVFISVSWVRPVPKSQMRE from the exons ATGGACTTCGCCAAGCTGCTGGTAGCCTCTCCTGAGGTCAACCCTAACAACAGAAAGGCCCTCACTATTCCAGTCCTGAACCCATTCAACACATATGGCcgagtcttcttcttctcatgGTTTGGCTTCATGCTTGCATTCCTCTCATGGTATGCCTTCCCGCCTCTG TTGACTGTCACTATCCGCGATGATCTCGACATGTCCCAAACACAAATTGCAAACTCAAACATCATTGCTTTACTAGCTAC ACTACTAGTTCGACTTATCTGCGGCCCCCTATGCGATCGTTTCGGACCTCGACTAGTCTTTATCGGCCTACTGCTGGTGGGCTCCATTCCTACCGCGATGGCCGGCCTCGTTACCTCACCCCAAGGACTGATTgccctgcgcttcttcatcggcatccTCGGCGGCACATTCGTTCCCTGCCAAGTCTGGTGCACAGGGTTTTTTGACAAGAGTATAGTTGGGACAGCCAACTCCCTAGCTGCCGGTCTAGGTAACGCTGGTGGCGGTATCACATACTTCGTCATGCCGGCCATCTTCGACTCCCTCATCCGTGACCAAGGCCTCCCCGCACACAAGGCCTGGCGCGTCGCCTACATCGTCCCCTTTATCTTAATCGTTGCCGCCGCCCTAGGCATGCTCTTCACTTGCGATGACACCCCGACTGGAAAATGGTCCGAGCGGCACATCTGGATGAAGGAGGATACCCAGACAGCATCTAAAGGCAACATTGTCGACCTTAGCTCTGGTGCACAGTCCTCCCGTCCCTCCGGACCCCCTTCCATTATTGCGTACGCCATTCCCGACGTCGAAAAGAAAGGCACCGAGACTCCACTAGAACCTCAGTCCCAGGCAATCGGCCAATTCGACGCCTTCCGCGCAAACGCCGttgcctctccctcccgcAAGGAGGCTTTTAATGTTATATTCAGCCTCGCAACGATGGCCGTTGCAGTCCCCTACGCCTGCTCCTTTGGGTCTGAGCTCGCAATCAACTCGATCCTGGGCGACTATTATGACAAGAACTTCCCGTACATGGGCCAAACGCAGACCGGCAAGTGGGCCGCTATGTTCGGGTTCCTTAATATTGTCTGTCGTCCGGCAGGTGGATTTCTGGCGGATTTCCTTTACCGGAAAACGAACACGCCCTGGGCTAAGAAACTCCTCCTCTCGTTTTTAGGTGTTGTCATGGGTGCATTCATGATTGCAATGGGTTTCTCAGATCCAAAGTCCGAAGCGACTATGTTTGGTCTTACTGCCGGGTTGGCCTTCTTTCTTGAGTCTTGCAATGGGGCAATATTTTCGCTTGTACCACATGTTCATCCTTATGCTAATG GGATCGTCTCCGGCATGGTGGGTGGATTCGGGAACCTCGGCGgtatcatcttcgccatcatcttccgctATAGTCATCACGACTACGCGCGCGGCATCTGGATTCTAGGTGTTATTTCCATGGCCGTGTTTATCTCTGTCTCCTGGGTTCGGCCTGTGCCGAAAAGTCAGATGAGGGAGTAG
- a CDS encoding uncharacterized protein (transcript_id=CADANIAT00001638), which translates to MEKSEKDDSICGSFENGARDLSSETPALDCFGEAVPPVPASDSASPLPESQHRAQQYNAIAKPVSTSLRDSSPNSRFTPPLPPFPDDEHALVPDTIAASTPSSASKAPFVRGHRRRSTHVSRRDLEKFRKEVLGVESTGFEYDDEGAFNQNTKEYESQLAELNRAFDAASMSMSSSSGSNSGSGMYSSYDNSNSGPSNIPGVPRQPIPSPMATPPPQVNGGGMAGMNGGVPMNAGHQMDLRHLFDMVLELSDVLKNNRDMTKSIVSSAEEIMKRSASEGTSPNIQQVNGEISSARIAELERALAKERRLVEILKNEQIENTKLIGEYEAAVGIMVEQIRNYCHNNNMHYLAQKRHYNNLLQAERDAHLESRLDRDHWHAQTLKCAEMIRTAYRLRCEEDELPIRIVAGLQNEVRAYRNALGMEPEKPEEEYGWEILKDVPGGSE; encoded by the exons ATGGAGAAATCAGAAAAAGACGACTCAATCTGTGGCTCCTTTGAGAATGGTGCTCGGGACTTGTCATCCGAAACTCCGGCGCTTGACTGTTTTGGTGAAGCGGTGCCCCCAGTTCCAGCTTCAGACAGTGCTTCTCCATTACCTGAATCACAGCACCGAGCTCAACAATACAACGCGATAGCGAAGCCAGTATCGACTTCTCTTCGCGATTCTTCGCCTAATTCGAGGTTCACTCCTCCTCTACCCCCATTTCCAGACGACGAACACGCCCTTGTACCCGACACCATCGCTGCGTCTACACCTTCCAGTGCTTCGAAGGCACCGTTTGTGCGTGggcatcgtcgtcgctcCACCCACGTTAGTCGTCGGGACCTTGAAAAGTTCAGAAAGGAGGTCCTGGGTGTTGAGTCCACTGGATTTGAATACGACGACGAAGGCGCGTTCAACCAGAATACTAAGGAATACGAGTCGCAATTGGCAGAACTGAACCGTGCTTTCGACGCAGCAAGTATGTCTATGAGCAGTAGTAGTGGCAGCAACTCTGGCTCGGGAATGTACTCGAGTTACGATAATTCAAATTCTGGACCGTCCAACATACCTGGTGTTCCCCGCCAGCCTATACCTTCACCCATGGCTACTCCACCCCCACAAGTCAATGGCGGCGGTATGGCTGGGATGAACGGCGGAGTGCCGATGAATGCAGGACATCAGATGGATCTGCGCCATTTATTCGACATGGTACTAGAACTGAGCGACGTGCTGAAGAACAACCGTGATATGACTAAGAGTATCGTCTCTAGCGCGGAGGAGATTATG AAACGTTCTGCGTCGGAGGGAACTAGCCCTAATATTCAGCAGGTGAACGGGGAAATCTCTA GTGCTCGCATTGCCGAGCTTGAACGCGCGCTCGCCAAGGAAAGACGTTTGGTAGAAATCTTGAAAAATgagcagatcgagaacaCCAAACTGATTGGGGAGTATGAGGCGGCTGTCGGTATTATGGTGGAGCAGATTCGCAACTACTGCCACAACAACAATATGCACTACCTGGCTCAAAAACGCCACTACAATAATCTTCTCCAGGCGGAGCGTGATGCTCATCTGGAAAGCCGTTTGGACCGTGACCACTGGCATGCGCAAACTCTGAAGTGCGCCGAGATGATTCGCACCGCTTATCGCCTCCGCTGTGAGGAAGACGAACTTCCCATCCGTATCGTTGCCGGCCTACAGAACGAGGTCCGCGCCTACCGCAATGCCCTTGGCATGGAGCCCGAGAAGCCAGAGGAAGAGTACGGCTGGGAGATTCTGAAGGATGTTCCGGGAGGCTCTGAGTGA
- a CDS encoding uncharacterized protein (transcript_id=CADANIAT00001641), with protein sequence MAHKNGTGTVPVEPCTEVAFYCVFNAHMDESRPITASSVWFQVLNTRGIRGQLHPQPHHIHADGLDSSAAY encoded by the exons ATGGCACACAAAAACGGCACCGGAACGGTCCCCGTGGAGCC TTGCACGGAGGTTGCTTTTTACTGCGTCTTCAACGCCCACATGGACGAGTCTCGACCCATAACAGCCAGTTCCGTTTGGTTCCAGGTTCTAAATACCCGCGGA ATCCG CGGTCAGCTCCATCCTCAGCCACACCACATCCACGCTGACGGCCTTGACTCCTCCGCTGCCTATTAG
- a CDS encoding ribosomal 60S subunit protein L5 (transcript_id=CADANIAT00001635), producing the protein MAPYSKTVKSSAYYSRYQTKYRRRREGKTDYYARKRLITQAKNKYNAPKYRLVVRFTNRDIVTQIVYSEITGDKVFASAYSHELKRYGITNGLTNWAAAYATGLLLARRTLKKLGLDEDFTGVEEPDGEFSLTEAAETEEGTRRPFKAFLDVGLARTSTGARVFGAMKGASDGGIFIPHSESRFPGYDIEAEELDAETLRSYIFGGHVAEYMEGLADDDEERFRGQFHKYTENEIDAGDIEELYAEAHKAIRADPFKKDESEGPKKTKEEWKAESKKYRKTKLSHEEKKARVEAKIRELAA; encoded by the exons ATG GCCCCTTACTCGAAGACCGTCAAGTCCAGCGCGTACTACAG TCGCTACCAGACCAAGTACCGCCGTCGCAGAGAGGGAAAGACCGACTACTATGCTCGTAAGCGCCTGATCACCCAGGCCAAGAACAAGTACAACGCTCCCAAGTACCGCCTGGTCGTTCGCTTCACCAACCGCGACATCGTCACCCAGATCGTCTACTCTGAAATCACCGGTGACAAGGTTTTCGCCAGCGCCTACTCCCACGAGCTCAAGCGCTATGGCATCACCAACGGTCTGACCAACTGGGCTGCCGCCTACGCTACCGgtctcctccttgcccgcCGCACTCTCAAGAAGCTCGGCCTTGACGAGGATTTCACCGGTGTTGAGGAGCCCGATGGAGAGTTCTCCCTCACTGAGGCTGCCGAGACCGAGGAGGGTACTCGCCGCCCCTTCAAGGCCTTCCTCGACGTTGGTCTTGCCCGTACCTCCACTGGTGCCCGTGTCTTCGGTGCCATGAAGGGTGCCTCTGACGGTGGTATCTTCATTCCTCACTCCGAGAGCCGTTTCCCCGGTTACGACAtcgaggctgaggagctcGACGCCGAGACTCTCCGCAGCTACATCTTCGGTGGTCACGTTGCCGAGTACATGGAGGGCCTCgctgatgacgatgaggagcgtTTCCGCGGCCAGTTCCACAAGTACACCGAGAACGAGATTGACGCCGGTGACATTGAGGAGCTCTACGCCGAAGCCCACAAGGCCATCCGTGCCGACCCCTTCAAGAAGGACGAGTCCGAGGGCCCCAAGAAGACtaaggaggagtggaaggcTGAGAGCAAGAAGTACCGCAAGACCAAGCTCTCCcatgaggagaagaaggctcgTGTTGAGGCTAAGATCCGTGAGCTTGCTGCTTAA
- a CDS encoding HAD family hydrolase (transcript_id=CADANIAT00001636) gives MTESQRPLGLLFDIGGVCVVSPFQAILDYEIAHNIPPGWVNFSISRTSPHGSWHKLERGDIKMDADFFAGFNKDLRDPKLWKLFNEGLQKKDPSKVLEANPPLPEIDAEWLFWEMMRVSRTPDKSMWPALKKLKESGKFIMGALSNTVIFPDDHEFNKDTIGRETMFDFFISSAHTGLRKPDPKIYQVALEEMNAAAQRKGIKQPVRACDVVFLDDIGQNLKPAKAIGMRTIKVNLGHIEDAVKELEKVTGLQLLENQAKL, from the exons ATGACAGAAAGCCAACGGCCATTAGGCCTGCTGTTCGATATCGGCGGCGTTTGT GTCGTATCACCATTTCAAGCTATCTTGGATTATGAAATTGCTCATAATATACCCCCCGGATGGGTAAATTTCAGCATCTCCCGCACCTCCCCTCACGGTAGTTGGCATAAATTGGAGCGGGGAGACATCAAAATGGACGCCGACTTCTTTGCTGGGTTTAACAAGGACCTGCGGGACCCAAAGTTATGGAAGCTATTCAACGAGGGTCTTCAAAAAAAAGATCCCAGCAAAGTCTTAGAGGCGAACCCACCGTTGCCTGAGATAGACGCAGAATGGCTATTCTGGGAGATGATGAGGGTATCAAGAACGCCTGATAAGTCCATGTGGCcggcgttgaagaagctgaaggagtcTGGCAAGTTCATTATGGGAGCTTTGTCGAATACGGTTATCTTCCCTGACGATCATGAATTCAACAAAGATACGATCGGCCGTGAGACAATGTTCGACTTCTTCATTTCATCCGCGCATACTGGTCTGAGAAAGCCGGATCCGAAGATATACCAGGTTGccttggaggagatgaaCGCTGCAGCTCAGAGAAAGGGCATCAAGCAGCCTGTGCGTGCTTGCGATGTGGTTTTTCTAGATGATATTGGCCAGAATCTAAAGCCTGCGAAGGCTATAGGAATGAGGACTATCAAGGTGAATCTTGGACATATAGAAGACGCAGtcaaagagctggagaaggttACTGGGCTTCAGTTGTTGGAAAATCAAGCCAAGCTTTGA
- a CDS encoding putative cell wall biogenesis protein Mhp1 (transcript_id=CADANIAT00001634), whose protein sequence is MEGVETVDVSWLHHSQKGTYLQALAWAFGPPNLWQTTIFLAADPSRRSSKPDKVTSTDKTTSSSQDTLVRSNSVVKSDAHNVSSRSDKESRDGESATSNGTPPASDSSPKSAPKPIGRRGSWISSISSKFSSGSTPPSQSNMKPSAAPKASPPASKLDMHNPFGAAYSLKDKEEEKKDENIPFTSSSPRGPSFLQTAFRKLSSSGSSGGKPAAGHGIVCERRTLNIDKDRDRCKVPNLNQAKLRRVAFCVDVEIAGIAPRDSDEESPSTTRRHVIDVNGHKLKRTNSKSKSKDEAESPKRSQGTQSGKGTSTQESPARNISPTTPTNGDAPNGEIKEPTRKQEKKKRSEEERKERRERKRRLAEANGSIPMQLTADDHESDSKSTTSSGARPGAQSHPTTDPIRIYRRCCQLRETPVLKRIVDEISSPSSTLAESPGTVAVLNLSNFPMTSEDIATFSDWLAVVPVRKLILEKCSLTDDAVRAILSGLLSTKTVEQMRRRRGKNRNGNAKSTEKIERFSVVEKLSLKDNPKIGIEGWRHISLFIHLSKSLKAIDLSGIPLPRAAPIPLNDPTNVNPQRTNSTPANPDVATVFANSLSNRFGGDHLEELLLSECKPTMEEVKTICEAATTVGLRRLGLANNGVTREGLKHVVRYLESGKCEGLDLGGNPIGEDLDLITDAIESHLPLYALSLADCSLTPSTIYPLLQAFTQLPNIRFIDFSHNPALFSTQPDALSTLRRFLPKMPNLRRIHLADVNLSSDHTIALAEILPECPSLSHLSILENPAIVALASATDPEAQEEACAVYASLLAAVRVSRTIIAIDIEDPSAENNEVVKALASQIVAYCLHNLEGGALEAELSENIDSSQPRNLVPIPEILQHIVGHGTAEEGAEDDDELAPDEDYVIGGTGVVKALGVCLGNLDQHLPGDVSGPPSGTTTPRHRKSRSFAAKRPRDMSKNLLDSARGIRSRIESALVREDRAGNDANYRRLQFLDSTLQKMIQRFEDEYPETRIVPQPLQPHQDTSSQNSGDDSYLATSLGNLQSAGAVADNENAVDDDEGDQYAVRLSRTSSITSLYSRAMTSEEGHVHRLGQNIRRDFLPLDQAEEAESSEIMDESQLAALREKLDRLHEEQTRSHFESVGADKAFQELGSTVEELWAIQRQDSEAYERFRQSQIAAQINSGRRTPSVSDTSRARGSNIGREQPSAP, encoded by the exons ATGGAGGGTGTCGAGACTGTTGATGTGAGCTGGCTCCATCATTCTCAGAAAGGTACATATCTGCAGGCTCTGGCTTGGGCATTCGGTCCTCCTAACCTCTGGCAGACAACAATCTTTCTCGCTGCAGATCCGTCTCGTCGATCG TCCAAACCAGACAAAGTTACGTCTACGGACAAAACTACGTCTTCGTCACAGGATACCTTAGTTCGCTCGAACTCGGTCGTCAAATCGGACGCTCACAACGTCAGCTCTCGGTCTGACAAAGAAAGTCGGGATGGCGAATCGGCAACCAGCAACGGAACACCTCCGGCGTCAGATTCGTCTCCGAAGAGTGCACCGAAACCGATAGGAAGACGCGGATCGTGGATTTCAAGCATCAGTTCCAAGTTCTCGTCTGGGTCAACACCTCCGTCGCAATCCAATATGAAACCTTCTGCAGCGCCTAAAGCGAGCCCTCCCGCCTCAAAACTTGACATGCATAATCCGTTTGGCGCAGCATACTCGCTCAAGGataaggaagaagagaagaaggatgagaatATACCATTTACCTCCAGCTCGCCTCGGGGCCCCTCGTTTCTGCAGACTGCGTTTAGGAAACTATCTTCCTCGGGTTCTAGTGGGGGAAAGCCAGCCGCTGGCCATGGTATTGTTTGTGAGCGTCGCACACTAAATATTGATAAAGACCGGGATAGGTGTAAAGTTCCAAACTTGAATCAGGCGAAGTTGCGGCGGGTTGCGTTTTGCGTTGACGTCGAGATTGCGGGTATAGCACCTCGGGATTCCGACGAGGAAAGCCCAAGCACGACGCGACGTCACGTTATTGATGTGAATGGTCACAAATTGAAGCGAACAAACTCAAAGTCCAAGAGTAAGGATGAGGCTGAATCGCCGAAGCGTTCGCAAGGTACGCAGAGTGGTAAAGGGACGTCTACCCAGGAGAGTCCTGCCAGAAACATCTCTCCTACGACACCGACGAACGGGGACGCGCCAAATGGCGAAATTAAGGAGCCTACAaggaagcaagaaaagaaaaagcgatcagaagaggagagaaaggaacgaagagagaggaagcggagacTGGCGGAAGCAAACGGCTCCATCCCAATGCAGCTGACAGCTGATGATCATGAGAGCGATTCAAAAAGTACTACATCTAGTGGAGCTCGGCCTGGAGCGCAGAGCCACCCAACGACAGATCCAATTCGGATCTATCGGCGTTGTTGTCAGTTGCGTGAGACGCCTGTTCTCAAACGGATCGTTGATGAAATCTCGTCGCCTTCATCGACGCTAGCAGAGTCCCCTGGTACCGTCGCTGTGCTGAACCTTAGCAATTTTCCCATGACTTCTGAAGACATTGCCACATTCAGCGATTGGTTGGCCGTTGTACCGGTGCGGAAGTTAATTCTTGAGAAATGCTCTTTGACAGACGATGCTGTTCGTGCCATACTTTCAGGCCTACTATCCACTAAAACCGTGGAGCAGATGAGGCGAAGGCGTGGGAAGAATAGAAATGGTAACGCCAAATCGACGGAAAAGATTGAGAGATTCAGCGTCGTGGAAAAGCTGTCTCTAAAGGATAATCCGAAAATTGGCATAGAAGGATGGCGCCATATCAGTCTGTTCATCCATCTCTCCAAATCCCTCAAAGCCATCGATCTCTCAGGCATTCCGCTACCAAGAGCGGCCCCTATCCCACTGAATGATCCTACGAATGTGAATCCGCAAAGGACAAATTCCACTCCTGCCAATCCTGATGTGGCCACTGTGTTCGCAAATTCTCTTTCAAACCGGTTCGGTGGCGACCACCTTGAAGAACTGTTGCTCAGCGAATGCAAGCCTACGATGGAAGAGGTGAAAACGATATGTGAGGCTGCCACAACCGTTGGTTTGAGAAGGCTGGGCTTAGCCAACAACGGGGTGACCCGAGAAGGCCTAAAACATGTCGTTCGGTATCTAGAATCGGGCAAATGTGAAGGCTTGGATTTAGGAGGTAATCCGATAGGGGAAGATTTGGACCTCATCACCGATGCTATCGAAAGCCACCTTCCTCTCTATGCGCTAAGCTTGGCAGATTGTTCCTTGACACCTTCTACCATCTACCCGCTGCTCCAAGCGTTTACGCAACTGCCTAACATTCGGTTTATTGATTTCTCACATAATCCTGCGCTGTTTTCGACACAGCCAGATGCATTGTCGACCCTTAGACGCTTCCTTCCTAAGATGCCCAATCTGAGGCGCATCCATTTGGCTGATGTCAACCTTTCTTCAGACCATACGATAGCTCTTGCCGAGATTCTACCCGAATGCCCGAGTCTAAGCCACTTGAGTATACTGGAAAATCCCGCCATCGTCGCCCTTGCGTCGGCGACAGACCCGGAAGCCCAGGAAGAAGCGTGTGCTGTTTATGCATCTCTCCTCGCTGCAGTGCGGGTGTCACGGACCATCATTGCCATTGATATTGAAGATCCAAGCGCCGAGAACAATGAAGTTGTCAAAGCCTTAGCATCTCAGATTGTCGCATATTGTCTTCACAATCTTGAAGGCGGTGCTCTTGAAGCAGAGCTTTCTGAAAACATCGACTCATCGCAGCCACGAAACTTGGTACCGATTCCTGAGATCCTCCAGCATATTGTCGGCCATGGTACTGCAGAAGAAGGGgctgaggatgacgatgaactTGCTCCTGATGAGGACTATGTCATTGGAGGCACGGGTGTAGTCAAAGCTCTTGGGGTTTGTCTTGGTAACCTCGACCAGCATTTGCCAGGCGATGTGTCCGGTCCACCAAGTGGCACAACAACACCTAGGCATCGAAAATCTAGGTCATTTGCTGCTAAACGTCCCCGCGATATGTCCAAAAACCTTTTAGATTCGGCTCGCGGTATACGCAGCAGAATTGAGTCTGCACTTGTGCGTGAGGATCGTGCAGGCAATGACGCTAATTACA GGCGTCTCCAATTTCTTGACAGCACGCTGCAAAAAATGATCCAGCGCTTCGAGGATGAATACCCGGAGACACGGATTGTGCCACAGCCTCTACAGCCTCACCAGGACACAAGCTCTCAGAATTCAGGAGACGATAGCTATCTCGCCACGAGTCTAGGCAACCTTCAATCGGCTGGGGCTGTTGCTGATAATGAGAatgccgtcgatgatgatgaaggcGACCAGTATGCTGTCCGGCTATCACGGACTAGTTCTATAACATCCCTCTACTCCCGCGCAATGACTTCCGAAGAAGGCCACGTTCACCGTCTCGGACAGAACATCCGTCGCGACTTCCTTCCTCTGGaccaggcggaggaggcagagTCTTCTGAAATCATGGACGAGTCTCAATTGGCAGCATTGCGTGAGAAATTGGATCGTCTGCATGAAGAACAAACTCGCTCGCACTTTGAGAGTGTGGGTGCCGACAAAGCTTTCCAGGAGCTGGGCTCTACGGTTGAAGAATTATGGGCAATCCAGCGGCAGGACTCGGAAGCCTATGAAAGGTTCAGGCAAAGCCAAATTGCTGCTCAAATCAACAGCGGCAGGAGAACGCCTTCTGTGTCCGACACTAGTAGGGCCAGAGGAAGCAACATCGGCCGCGAACAACCATCTGCTCCATGA